A single genomic interval of candidate division TA06 bacterium harbors:
- a CDS encoding class I SAM-dependent methyltransferase: MGEQELYFDKFLTNDHAKQVSVVRFIDKILKKLKPGSNVLDLGCGRGETEKIFKNINPNIIWIGIDIEDSPEVRERVNESKNIMTYDGTNIPMNDNSVDVIYTRQVFEHVEHPNELVKEIIRILKPGGNIIGSVSQLEPFHSFSIFNFTIYGVCKLFNQEGLVLKEIRPGIDGLTLIIRRGLNRPKLFDRWFDNESPLNRLIDNLSWLRKWDVKKTNLVKLVFCGHIIFWATKGPQK, encoded by the coding sequence ATGGGTGAACAGGAATTATATTTCGATAAATTCTTAACAAATGACCATGCCAAGCAAGTATCAGTTGTACGTTTTATCGATAAAATATTGAAGAAATTAAAACCAGGAAGCAATGTTTTAGATTTAGGGTGTGGCCGGGGTGAAACAGAGAAAATATTCAAAAATATCAACCCCAACATTATTTGGATAGGGATTGATATTGAAGATTCACCAGAAGTGAGGGAGAGAGTCAATGAAAGCAAAAATATAATGACTTACGACGGTACAAATATTCCAATGAACGATAATTCTGTTGATGTTATTTATACTAGGCAGGTATTTGAGCACGTTGAACATCCAAATGAATTAGTAAAAGAGATTATTAGAATACTAAAGCCAGGTGGTAATATAATTGGTTCAGTTTCACAGCTTGAACCTTTCCATTCCTTTAGTATATTTAATTTCACAATATACGGGGTGTGCAAATTGTTCAATCAAGAAGGATTAGTGCTGAAGGAAATACGTCCAGGCATTGATGGTTTAACATTGATCATTAGACGGGGGTTGAATAGACCAAAGTTATTTGATCGTTGGTTCGACAATGAATCACCGTTAAATCGGTTGATAGATAATTTAAGTTGGCTACGTAAGTGGGACGTAAAAAAAACAAATCTT
- a CDS encoding glycosyltransferase family 4 protein, translating into MKLLLIAGDYLPNIGGVSIFIDGIAESMALAGHRVWVLAPDMAGKNDASLPYRVIRYKRTKRMSNLWPCIVTFYLCLTNKIDVLLYGHAVSTLSAGGTLARKFNLTHLAVLTHGNDLDYAVSCDLDKYYLDCLFRNADLILANSNYTKDKVVQKYPKVVLKTKILNPGVWPDRISQHKLDITCNTEAYTVVLTAGRLVPKKGIDDLINAFALVAAIHPKAILKIVGDGPERENLETLALRLKCSDKIIFTGAKSANEVYTEMKQCSYFVLPSKIVGRDVETFGIVYLEANACGKAVIGTQQGGVPDAIEDGVTGILIEPNNIKQLSKAMLRLTEDKALRDRMGNAGQIRVNNIFTWTAISKKLEMYLKTINTMGN; encoded by the coding sequence ATGAAATTATTATTAATTGCAGGTGATTATTTGCCTAATATCGGCGGGGTTTCTATTTTTATTGATGGGATAGCCGAAAGCATGGCACTGGCAGGCCATAGGGTTTGGGTATTAGCCCCTGATATGGCTGGTAAAAATGATGCCAGCCTGCCATACAGGGTAATACGGTATAAAAGGACAAAGAGGATGTCTAATCTTTGGCCATGTATAGTTACTTTTTATCTATGTTTAACAAATAAAATTGATGTTTTATTATACGGCCATGCAGTTAGCACCCTAAGTGCAGGGGGAACACTTGCACGAAAATTCAATTTGACTCACTTGGCGGTTCTTACACATGGAAATGACCTGGATTACGCAGTGTCCTGTGATTTAGATAAATATTATCTTGATTGTTTGTTTAGAAATGCCGATCTTATATTGGCAAACAGCAATTATACAAAAGACAAGGTGGTACAAAAATATCCAAAGGTAGTATTAAAAACAAAAATACTAAACCCCGGTGTGTGGCCGGATCGAATTAGCCAACACAAATTGGATATCACATGCAACACTGAAGCCTATACTGTTGTATTGACGGCCGGGAGGCTGGTACCCAAGAAGGGTATTGACGATTTAATAAATGCATTTGCTTTAGTGGCGGCCATACATCCCAAAGCGATTTTAAAGATAGTTGGTGACGGACCAGAAAGAGAGAATCTTGAGACTTTAGCTTTGAGATTGAAGTGTTCGGATAAAATTATCTTTACCGGTGCTAAGTCGGCAAATGAGGTTTATACCGAGATGAAGCAATGCAGTTATTTTGTTTTACCTTCAAAAATTGTAGGCAGGGATGTTGAGACCTTTGGAATAGTTTATCTGGAAGCCAATGCTTGCGGCAAAGCTGTTATAGGAACCCAGCAAGGTGGTGTGCCAGATGCTATAGAAGACGGCGTTACAGGAATTTTAATAGAACCAAACAATATTAAGCAACTTTCTAAGGCTATGCTAAGACTAACAGAAGATAAAGCATTGCGAGATCGAATGGGAAACGCCGGTCAGATAAGGGTAAATAATATATTTACATGGACAGCAATCTCTAAAAAACTTGAAATGTATTTAAAAACCATAAATACGATGGGTAATTGA
- a CDS encoding O-antigen ligase family protein, whose translation MAEVLANLAVLFYLLTNLKTINAWPKYTPYNIIIILYLLARAISFFTSPEPALTLADYLVLLSSLMFYLAGLYAADNYDQAFFMLKLLLYVSVVSTLLGLTQVVLGSGWTSSLISSKIGGLIYGDYAQYASKMGGWYWQPVAAGGLARSIGPFFYANPYCVYLGVISSFAVILLLAEDEKNKWHWAVILAFAIINIILSQSRAGIMAVGILAIFLLIVFFKRSNKTQVFYITIFSVLVITLVMWALPYGTKQHILVFTQTPVQEFSRWAIYQTYYSKIIENIWFGQGYNYSLLVRGYSQGPTAIHAHNLFLQEAWSYGIFPVLVFVLLNTVWLFVIIKAYKKQKDKHKKAVSLGCIVALSWFLLQSLFDYTFNYNQLRELYWVLLGLSINITKDN comes from the coding sequence TTGGCTGAAGTGTTGGCAAACCTGGCGGTATTGTTTTATTTGCTTACCAATTTAAAAACAATAAATGCATGGCCCAAATATACACCGTACAATATTATTATTATACTTTATCTGCTAGCCCGGGCCATCAGTTTTTTCACCTCCCCGGAACCTGCTTTAACCCTAGCTGATTATTTGGTTCTGCTAAGCAGTTTGATGTTTTACTTGGCAGGGTTATATGCAGCCGATAATTACGACCAAGCCTTTTTCATGTTAAAATTATTATTATATGTATCGGTTGTTTCAACTTTGCTGGGGTTGACTCAGGTTGTCTTGGGCTCTGGTTGGACATCGTCACTTATCAGCAGTAAAATTGGTGGGTTGATTTACGGAGACTACGCCCAGTATGCATCTAAGATGGGAGGTTGGTACTGGCAGCCGGTGGCAGCCGGCGGTTTGGCTCGGTCTATAGGTCCGTTTTTTTACGCCAATCCTTACTGCGTATATCTGGGCGTGATATCATCTTTTGCAGTAATATTGCTGTTGGCTGAAGACGAAAAAAACAAATGGCATTGGGCAGTAATTCTAGCGTTTGCGATAATCAACATTATCCTGTCTCAATCCCGAGCTGGTATTATGGCCGTAGGAATACTAGCAATATTTCTTTTAATTGTATTTTTCAAACGGTCAAATAAAACCCAGGTGTTTTATATTACGATTTTCAGCGTTTTAGTAATTACATTAGTAATGTGGGCTTTACCCTATGGCACTAAACAACATATTTTAGTGTTTACCCAAACGCCAGTACAAGAATTTTCACGTTGGGCTATTTATCAAACTTATTATTCTAAAATAATAGAAAATATCTGGTTTGGCCAGGGCTATAATTATTCATTGCTGGTCAGGGGTTACAGTCAGGGACCTACTGCAATACATGCCCACAATCTATTCTTACAGGAAGCTTGGTCTTATGGAATCTTCCCTGTATTGGTGTTTGTTCTGTTGAATACTGTCTGGCTATTTGTAATAATAAAAGCATATAAAAAACAAAAGGATAAACATAAAAAAGCTGTTTCCTTGGGTTGTATTGTTGCCTTAAGTTGGTTTCTGTTGCAAAGCCTTTTTGACTACACTTTTAATTATAATCAACTGAGGGAACTATATTGGGTTTTGTTGGGTTTATCAATCAATATTACAAAAGACAATTGA
- a CDS encoding oligosaccharide flippase family protein: MGEIAARSKAITAIKYMQRILPKELLKYINDKLPYDTLRYRFAKGMFWTVVGNIVVAVLAIVLSILNARMLGRTGFGELAMIRSTVEIFGIFAGFGLGITATKYISEFKNKDAEKAGRVIGLTNILAIGTGLIATFILLLFSNYITRNIINAPHLSGEIKLSCGLLFFSTLAGAQYGALTGFEAFKVIARNSTIVSVANFIIVLVGTYLWGLKGAIAGFVVSSSISCAINYVSLGNIQKLSGIKTDYNDWQKEIGVLWKFSLPSLLSNIMISPIQWVINAIMVNTIGGYAELGLFNAANQWRNSLLIFPRWVGQTVTPILSDKYGTGDKKSVRHLILINLAINLAVVVPTAIIIVFGKNIIMQSYGKSFAGGNTTLLILAISAVFVTVQMPLGHTIAASGKMWLGFILNGITGLTLIGIFFIFKEKGALGLSYAYLFAYLLHIAWTLLLTRNMTHTQKTIKHV, translated from the coding sequence ATGGGGGAGATTGCTGCAAGAAGTAAAGCAATAACTGCAATAAAATATATGCAACGTATTTTACCAAAAGAACTATTAAAATATATAAACGATAAATTACCCTACGATACACTTAGGTACAGATTTGCCAAAGGTATGTTCTGGACCGTAGTCGGCAATATTGTTGTAGCGGTATTGGCTATTGTATTGTCCATATTAAATGCCAGAATGCTGGGCCGAACAGGGTTTGGCGAGTTGGCCATGATCCGCAGCACCGTGGAGATATTCGGCATATTTGCCGGGTTTGGATTAGGGATAACAGCAACTAAATATATCTCTGAATTCAAAAACAAGGATGCCGAAAAAGCAGGCAGAGTGATCGGTTTAACCAACATTTTGGCAATCGGTACCGGCCTCATTGCAACTTTTATTTTATTGCTTTTCTCAAATTATATTACACGAAATATCATTAATGCGCCTCATCTTTCAGGGGAAATTAAACTAAGTTGCGGGCTGTTGTTTTTCAGCACCCTGGCAGGGGCCCAATATGGTGCTTTAACCGGGTTTGAAGCCTTTAAAGTGATAGCCAGGAACAGCACCATTGTTTCGGTGGCGAACTTTATTATTGTTTTGGTGGGGACATACCTGTGGGGACTTAAGGGAGCCATCGCAGGTTTTGTTGTCTCAAGTAGTATAAGTTGTGCGATTAATTATGTGTCGCTGGGGAACATACAAAAGTTGTCCGGGATTAAAACAGATTACAATGACTGGCAAAAAGAGATCGGCGTATTATGGAAATTTTCTTTGCCTTCATTGCTTTCCAATATTATGATAAGCCCGATCCAATGGGTAATAAACGCAATTATGGTCAATACCATAGGAGGCTATGCGGAACTGGGCCTGTTCAACGCGGCCAATCAATGGCGTAATTCTTTGTTGATATTTCCCCGCTGGGTGGGCCAAACTGTTACTCCAATTCTTTCGGATAAATACGGAACGGGCGATAAAAAAAGCGTCAGGCATTTGATCCTTATAAATTTAGCGATCAATCTGGCCGTGGTTGTTCCCACCGCCATTATAATTGTATTTGGTAAAAACATAATAATGCAAAGTTACGGGAAATCTTTTGCAGGCGGCAACACCACTTTATTAATACTTGCAATATCAGCGGTTTTTGTAACGGTACAGATGCCATTGGGGCATACCATAGCAGCTTCAGGTAAAATGTGGCTGGGTTTTATTTTAAATGGCATAACAGGATTAACTCTAATAGGTATATTCTTTATCTTTAAGGAAAAGGGTGCTTTGGGGCTGTCGTATGCTTACCTGTTTGCATATTTATTGCATATAGCGTGGACGTTATTGTTGACTCGTAATATGACGCACACTCAAAAAACGATCAAACATGTTTAG